Proteins found in one Oscarella lobularis chromosome 16, ooOscLobu1.1, whole genome shotgun sequence genomic segment:
- the LOC136196683 gene encoding acetyl-coenzyme A transporter 1-like, translated as MSKRGRKSKRRMSRAPLRHRQDQAPEDAAMSDLESNNDDEEGSPRLRDDFWSILILLFLYILQGIPIGLTASVPMILQARKVSYGNQALFSMATWPFSMKLLWAPLVDALYIKDFGRRKTWVIPTQYLIGAFMLIFSQYSDVLLEGNEEPNVHVLTIIFFCLFFLTATQDIAVDGWALTMLSKRNVGYQSTCNSVGQTIGYFLAYVIFLALESPHFCNKYLRSEPTSKGLVTLSDFMFFWGVVFVATTTLLWAFKREKPTARSTDDTVSPLLVYKQSLDMLRRPVIRDYFIVILTSRIAFAGVDALTGLKLVEAGVPKENLGLLAVPVIPVQIVLPIVVARYTSGSRPMSAYLRAYPVRMGFGLLLPAFVAWSRRFDEYPLHFYVLAAVIYIAYSIPCTTQFVANMAFNARIADPAIGATYMTFCNTVNNVATTWPNTLALALVEKFTWKYCDGGGALDGATCVASEAEKECLAAGGSCLTHVDGYYVEVGLCLCVGLAWLSWMGRKMKRLQELDLSEWKLN; from the exons ATGTCAAAACGAGGACGGAAATCGAAAAGGCGAATGAGCAGAGCACCGCTACGCCATCGGCAGGATCAAGCTCCAGAAGACGCAGCGATGTCCGACCTCGAAAGCaataacgacgacgaagaagggaGCCCTCGTCTTCGCGACGACTTCTGGAGCATCCTCATACTCCTCTTTCTCTACATTCTCCAAGGCATACCGATTGGATTGACGGCAAGCGTACCTATGATACTCCAAGCGCGCAAAGTCAGCTACGGCAATCAG gcgCTATTTAGCATGGCCACGTGGCCTTTTAGCATGAAACTTCTCTGGgcgccgctcgtcgacgctctctACATCAAAGACTTTGGTCGCCGCAAGACGTGGGTCATACCGACGCAATACCTCATCGGCGCATTCATGCTCATATTCTCCCAATACTCCGACGTTCTATTGgaaggaaacgaagagcCGAACGTTCACGTACTCACCataattttcttctgcttaTTCTTTCTGACAGCGACCCAGGACATAGCCGTCGACGGCTGGGCGCTGACGATGCTCTCGAAGCGCAACGTCGGCTATCAGTCGACGTGCAATTCCGTCGGACAGACAATCGGCTACTTTCTCGCCTACGTCATCTTTCTCGCACTCGAATCGCCTCACTTCTGCAACAAATACCTGCGATCTGAACCCACATCGAAGGGTCTCGTAACGCTCTCCGATTTCATGTTCTTCTGgggcgtcgtcttcgtcgcgacgacgacgctcctATGGGCGTTCAAACGCGAGAAGCCGACCGCGCGGTCGACCGACGACACCGTCAGTCCGCTTCTCGTCTACAAGCAGTCGCTCGACATGCTACGTCGTCCCGTCATACGCGATTATTTCATCGtgattctgacgtcacgtatcgctttcgccggcgtcgacgcgctgaCCGGGTTaaaactcgtcgaagcggGCGTTCCCAAGGAGAATCTCGGCCTTCTCGCCGTGCCCGTTATACCCGTGCAAATCGTCTTGCCCATCGTCGTGGCTCGCTACACGTCGGGTTCGCGACCGATGAGCGCGTACCTGCGAGCGTATCCCGTGCGCATGGGATTTGGGCTGCTCTTGCCGGCGTTCGTCGCGTGGTCGCGTCGGTTTGATGAGTATCCGTTGCATTTTTACGTATTGGCTGCCGTTATTTATATCGCCTATTCGATCCCGTGCACGACGCAGTTCGTCGCTAATATGGCGTTTAATGCGCGCATAGCCGATCCGGCGATCGGGGCGACGTACATGACGTTTTGTAATACGGTGAATAACGTCGCTACCACGTGGCCGAATACGCTCGCGCTCGCGCTCGTGGAGAAGTTCACGTGGAAGTattgcgacggcggcggcgcccTCGACGGGGCCACGTGCGTTGCCAGCGAAGCTGAAAAG gagTGCCTTGCTGCCGGTGGTTCGTGTCTGACTCACGTCGACGGCTACTACGTCGAAGTCGGCTTGTGTTTGTGCGTCGGCTTGGCGTGGCTCAGTTGGATGGGCCGAAAAATGAAGAGACTACAAGAGCTCGATTTATCCGAGTGGAAATTGAACTGA
- the LOC136196685 gene encoding transmembrane protein 198-B-like codes for MIVPVIVAVTSSLLHLTRAFGCNETNPHGVDKAASKAETVVRDISNLLSANRSQNATCDVTQNTYDPSLCVAFAIFILLGIIFAFVGYRFFRLILFLTAFIGAFCIVFYFAYGHLPCDWPHPALIALGLGATAGLILGTFAACYLYLGIFLCGFALGAVAALSFLAYVHIKYVEEHSWLPIVIIIGLGIIGGIIALLIQRPLLIIATSVIGSYLMIMGLDYYVENGQAFAYSWELVSGHPHFPSCAATWVMLIAVPVIALVAIVIQWKCTAKGKDHKKVIKKSRKKEYIEMDSAGNNALLSDMD; via the exons ATGATCGTTCCGGTGATTGTTGCCGTCACGTCATCTCTTCTACATCTAACGCGGGCGTTCGGATGCAACGAGACGAACCCGCACGGGGTCGACAAGGCGGCGAGCAAAGCCGAGACGGTCGTGCGCGACATATCGAACCTTCTCAGCGCTAACAGAAGTCAGAACGCGACCTGCGACGTCACGCAGAACACCTACGATCCGAGTCTCTGCGTCGCCTTCGCCATATTCATCCTCCTCGGCATCATATTCGCCTTTGTCG GCTATCGATTTTTCCGACTGATACTGTTTCTTACCGCCTTCATAGGGGCGTTTTGCATCGTCTTTTACTTCGCCTACGGTCACCTGCCGTGCGATTGGCCACACCCAGCTCTCATTGCTCTCGGTTTGGGAGCGACAGCAg gtCTTATCCTTGGCACCTTTGCTGCCTGCTATTTGTATTTGGGCATATTCTTATGCGGCTTTGCACTGGGTGCTGTCGCTGCTCTCTCCTTTCTTGCGTACGTTCATATTAAGTACGTGGAAGAGCATTCGTGGCTGCCTATTGTTATAATCATTGGTCTGGGAATCATTGGGGGCATCATTGCTTTGTTGATACAGAGACCCCTTCTAATTATAGCCACATCGGTTATAG gaagCTATCTGATGATTATGGGCTTGGATTATTATGTTGAGAATGGGCAAGCGTTTGCCTATTCGTGGGAACTCGTCTCGGGTCATCCGCATTTTCCAAGTTGCGCTGCCACTTGGGTGATGCTCATTGCCGTGCCTGTGATTGCTCTGGTCGCTATTGTGATACAGTGGAAATGCACTGCCAAAGGAAAGGATCACAAGAAAG TGATAAAGAAAAGTAGGAAAAAAGAATATATCGAAATGGATTCTGCAGGAAAC AATGCATTGCTCTCCGATATGGATTGA